Below is a genomic region from Brassica oleracea var. oleracea cultivar TO1000 chromosome C9, BOL, whole genome shotgun sequence.
AATTTAGGTTTACCTAAAACCGAATTGAAACCGGTGGGAAACAGAAAAAACCAAACAACAATTTTGAAGCATCACAAAGATCCTTCCTCGAAATCGCTGCCGACAAAATCTGCAAATCTCATTGGTGACGAGCAAGAATCCCTAATTCAGGGGAGGAAGCGGAGAAGCAATAGGTTGAGGGGGAGTGAGAGCGTACGAATCGGGATGTCGAACGGTACGGAACAGACGCGGAAGCGTGCGGCGCCGGGAGACAGCAATTGGTTGCCACCTGGCTGGAGAGTTGAAGATAAAGTTCGAACCTCCGGTGCTACTGCTGGTTCCGTCGATAAGGTCTGCATCTCTTTACTGCTTCGTTTTGTAGCTATTACATTCACTCACTGCTACAGTGTGTTCGTAGATAAGAAAGATCTTGCCTTTACATATGTTTAGAAGGAAGATCAATTGATCCTGTGTTTCGCAGTACTATTACGAGCCAATCACAGGACGTAAGTTTCGATCCAGGACCGAAGTACTCTACTACTTGGAACATGGCACTTCTAAGAAAGGAAGCAAGAAACCAGACAACACTGATTCCAATTCAGACGTGAGTTAAAACAGTTTGAACCTTTCCACCGTCGTTTTTTTTTTTTAATTCAAATTCGTTATTACAATATGGGAATCTTGTGTGTTGCAGCATGTCGAAGGGCAAGGAAGCAATAAATCCAGCAGGAAAGCTAAAGAGCCAACACCGCCGCCACGGCCACGATCCCCGCCTTTGAAGTTTGATTTTGAGAATCCGCCAGAGAAGGTAAGCTGGTCTTCGGCAAACGCGGGAGAGGAACAAGGTTGGACACCTTTTGTTGGGGACGACAAGGTTCAAGATTCATTGAGACGAGAATGGTGCACTGCGTTTACCGTCATCACGACCAAGAACCCTACTAAACTGTCGTCGTTGAGACGATGATAGACAAGGTGGCGATTGTTGCGTCTGTTGTAACATAGACGGGGATATTAGTTATTTAACTGGGCGGTGTTTGCTTAGTTTTCACATAAGTTAAGTTAGTTTGCACTCTAATTTTCCTAGCTTGTTTTTTTGAGGAATGTGATAATGGGATACACATAACCTGCGTTTGCGTTTGACACACTATGGACATCTCTTTTTGACACACATTGATTGATATGAAAAATGTGTAAGCTTGAAGTAAGACTACGGTGAAGACGTTTTACATGGAAGTGGTAAGACTAGATGATCACAGTTCAGGCTGTAGCTATGTTGTTAGAGAGCTAATGGAACGATGAGGTAAAGCAAAAGGCGAAGATGGAGGAAGCAAACGAGCTTGATGATGAAGCTACTGTTGAGTAAGCTGTTGAGATTCAACACTTGCACTACACTTGATTGATATGCGAGGATGGTTTTGCTTGCTCTTTCGACTTCAAAAGTGTAAGATTCCTCCACATATGAGAGGATTTACTCCAAAAAGTTTGGGTGTGCACAAGGAAAATGAATATTACAAGCATCATTCCATCTCCCAAGGCAAGCAAGATAGATAACACAATGTTGACAATAAAAATGATAGACAAGAAGCGTCTGTAGTCCAACGGTTAGGATAATTGCCTTCCAAGCAATAGACCCGGGTTCGACTCCCGGCAGACGCATCTTATTTTTAACCAATTCTTTCAATTAGTTTTTCAAATTTGAAAATTGAAACTGTGCCACGGAGGATTTTTATACACCGTTTTGGTAGTGAAAAACAGTCAGAAATGCGTGTTTTTGTGGATGTAAGCAATAAAATCTGGTGGATGTTAAGCTTAAATTTGAATGGTGCTACTTATGCTTTTTTTGACCTTAACGCTGTATAATAAATTAGTACAGAGACATCTGAGTACCAATTTAGCAATTCTTGGACTCTAAACCTTCTCCATGCAGCGGAGGCTTCCGTTTTAGTCTTGTGCCCCAAGTTTTTTGAAAAAGTTAAAACAAAGGTTTCTGCTTCGTGTTGGTCTTGGCTAATCTTTTACCCTCTCTGTTTGTCCGAATTTACAGGATTGCCACTGAGGTTGCTTGCATTGTCTTTATCTACAACGTCCCAACAATTTACTGAGGGAAGAGGAAGAGACTTAGAGAGAGTAGCAATACACACAGTTTCTGTGATTCACTAGCAATAGTACATCGGAGAAAAAGCTATTTGCTTTTTATGTAGTAATGCCTCCTTCTCTTTCACATCCTCAAGTTAGTTTTCTGATAAAATCTTGAAAATAAAAAGAGGGTTTTTTCTTCACAACAAGTCATTTCCTTTTGTTCTCTACTCAGCTTTCATGTTCGTAGATGTGATAAAACAAGACTGTGGATCATACATTTCTTCAGTTTTTTTTGTCCTGATCTAGAGAATAAGAAAGGTCACAGCTTTAATTAGGTCTTTGTTGCCCTAAAGAACCTGACTTTTGTCTTTTGAGTAGTTAAAATCTTTGGATTATCTATTTCTGCAAAGCTTTTCCCTGATAAAACCCAAAAGGTTTGTCATTTACTCATAGTTGATGCAAAAATCAAAACTTTGATGTTCTAAAAACATGATTTTTCTTTAGGGAAAGTAACCAAGTCTTTTCATTTTTGGTTGTATCTTGCGTTCTCATATGGGTTCTGTCTTTGTTGAACCTCTAAGATGGAGAAGCAGCAATTTTCAGTGGGAGATTCGTCCGGAGAGACCTCGGAGACGAAGAAAAGTGAGTGTACTGAAGAGAAGTTTGTGTGGCCATGGGTTGGTCTTGTAGCTAACATACAAACGGAGGTTGATAAAACTGGTCGGAGAGTGGGCAGAAGCGGTTCAACGTTCCGTGATGAGCTCATCGAGAAGGGGTTCGATCCAACAAGAGTCCAACCCATCTGGAACTTCAAGGGACACTCTGGTTTCGCCTTGGTGGAGTTCACCAGAGACATTAAAGGGTTCGAGAACGCCATGAACTTCGAGAGGAGTTACAAATCAGACGGCCATGGCAAGAAAGATTGGGAGAAAGGTATTACAAACTGGCTTCTTCTTCTTCTTCTGATGTTTTCAAGTGTTTCTTTTGTTTGCTATATGACAATGAAAGTGTCTTTTTCTTTTTTTTTTGGAAAAGGTGTTCACTTAAGAGATGATGATAAGCCCTACGGATGGGTTTGTAGAGAGGAAGACTACAACCGGGGTGGGATTGTTGGCAAGAATGTTAAGAAGAAGAGAGACTTGAAAACTTTATCACAGCTTCAAGAAGAGGAGGAAAGGAAGATGGTTCAGCTTGTTGAAAACATGTCTCAGTCCATTGAGATGAAGATAATAAGCAAGCAAGAGCTCGAACACAAAGTGGATGAGACTTCTCGTGTTCTGGAGAGTGTGGAGTTGCATAACTATCAGCTAAACGAAACGTACAAACAAGGTATGAAAACACCTGAACAACATAATGTACTTGTTTGGTTGTTGACATAGTTATTTTGTATTCTTGATGAGAAGAGGTTGAGAAGATGCACGCGAACTTGCAAGGGCTGTATCAGCAGATTCTGGTAGGACATGACAAGTCTATGTCTGACCTGGAGACAGAGAGGGAGAAGCTGGAGAATCGTGCGAGGCAGATCTACATTAACGAAGCTGGGATGGAAAAATCCAGACTCGAAATAGAAATGGTGAATGATTCTTTCCTTGTAACTTAAAACAAAAAAGAATCATATAACACAATGAAAATCTGTTACCTTTTTTTGTTCTTACAGAATCAAAAGGCTATGATGGAGCAGAATGAAGCGAACATGGAAGCCATGAAGCTTGCAGAGAAGCACCAGGCAAGTACTTCTTTAGTTTGACTGAACAGACTCCATGTACAACCTTTGAGTGTCTCTAAAACATGAAAACTTTTTGCAGAAAGAGAAGGAGAAGCTTCACGAGAAGATAATGGAAATGGAAGCGAAACTAAACGAAACACAAGAGCTGGAGCTGGAGATAGAGAAGCTGAAAGGCAGCACCAATGTGATGAAGCATATGGCTGGGAGTGATGGAGATGCAGAGTTGATGGAGAAGATGGTTAAGACTCAGATGGAGCTTGAGGCTAGAGAAACAGCTCTGCATGATAAGATAATGGCTGTAACACAAAAAGAACGTATGGCCAACGACGAGTATCAAGAGGCTAGGAAAGAGATGATTCAGGTAACAAACACACACAAAAGCAGTCTAAATTTGTATGACCTAAACTAATTAATTCAATGAACAGTTGTGGAAGGAGAACGAAGATTTGGTGAGTGGGGAGAAGATAAGAGTGAAGACGATGGGGCACTTAGACACGAAACCGTTTGTGCTAGCAGTGAAGAAGAAACTTAGATGTTCAGAAGCAAGAGCAGGGCTAAAAGCTATGGAGTTGTGTTCATTTTGGGAAGGACAAATTGGAAATGTGCATTGGCATCCGTTTAAAGTGGATGAATCTGATGGAATCGCAAAGGTATGGATGGACTTAAAACATATTAGAAGCTGGTTATTATTACAAAGTATTATTATCTCAAGATCTCTTACATGTGAAAATTGCAGCTAGTGGTTCATAAAAACGATTTGAAGCTGGTTATGCTGAAGAGTGACTACGGTGAGGAGCTTTACAATGAGGTGGTGAGAGCGAAAGTGGAGATAGTGGAATACAACCCGAGTGGTGGCTATGTGGTTTCGGAGATGTGGAACCTTGAGAAGAACCGAAAGGCCACGATGGAGGAAGGAACGGATGTGATGCTGAAGATGAGGAAGAAGCTCGTGGCTATGAAGAACAAGCGAAAGAGGCGTTGAGAAAAGATGCGCAAGATCTATCTACTTAAGCAAAATAAGACTGAACTTAACGAACTACGTGAAGTGGTTTTGGCTTTTGGATATTGCTATGCTCCTTCTTTTCTTACAGACAAGTTTAAATTAATGTGCTAGTACTGTGATTGATTTTGCCAGTTTATCTCCCAATTATTCTCTCTGTTTATAACTTGAAGCACAAGGAATGTTTAGAAGCTGTGTGCTCGTTCTTCCGACTCTTTGTTTTTAGTAAACAATTATGTAAGTAGACAATTGTAAACAAGAAGCGTCTGTAGTCCAACGGTTAGGATAATTGCCTTCCCGGCAGACGCACTTTTTTAATATCAATAACTTGACGTCGAATAAAACGATGTCGTATAACTTTGGTAAGAGATATATTTATAAACCCGACAAAATCGAATCACACCGCTCTAAGGGTATTATCGTCCAACTAGAAATGTTATCCATGGTTAAGACAATCATCATAGGCCGCACATAATAGTAAACGCATGTTGCGTGCACGCGCCGAATCGTATCGTGTGGCCACCATTTCTCGAACCGAACAGCCTCCCACCACACGCTTCTTCTTCTTCTTCTGTTTTGTCTTTTCGGTTTTCTTTCCCCGGCGAGGGATAGATATTTTTGTTTAT
It encodes:
- the LOC106315067 gene encoding methyl-CpG-binding domain-containing protein 6 — encoded protein: MGLPKTELKPVGNRKNQTTILKHHKDPSSKSLPTKSANLIGDEQESLIQGRKRRSNRLRGSESVRIGMSNGTEQTRKRAAPGDSNWLPPGWRVEDKVRTSGATAGSVDKYYYEPITGRKFRSRTEVLYYLEHGTSKKGSKKPDNTDSNSDHVEGQGSNKSSRKAKEPTPPPRPRSPPLKFDFENPPEKVSWSSANAGEEQGWTPFVGDDKVQDSLRREWCTAFTVITTKNPTKLSSLRR
- the LOC106316335 gene encoding protein INVOLVED IN DE NOVO 2 isoform X1, giving the protein MPPSLSHPQMEKQQFSVGDSSGETSETKKSECTEEKFVWPWVGLVANIQTEVDKTGRRVGRSGSTFRDELIEKGFDPTRVQPIWNFKGHSGFALVEFTRDIKGFENAMNFERSYKSDGHGKKDWEKGVHLRDDDKPYGWVCREEDYNRGGIVGKNVKKKRDLKTLSQLQEEEERKMVQLVENMSQSIEMKIISKQELEHKVDETSRVLESVELHNYQLNETYKQEVEKMHANLQGLYQQILVGHDKSMSDLETEREKLENRARQIYINEAGMEKSRLEIEMNQKAMMEQNEANMEAMKLAEKHQKEKEKLHEKIMEMEAKLNETQELELEIEKLKGSTNVMKHMAGSDGDAELMEKMVKTQMELEARETALHDKIMAVTQKERMANDEYQEARKEMIQLWKENEDLVSGEKIRVKTMGHLDTKPFVLAVKKKLRCSEARAGLKAMELCSFWEGQIGNVHWHPFKVDESDGIAKLVVHKNDLKLVMLKSDYGEELYNEVVRAKVEIVEYNPSGGYVVSEMWNLEKNRKATMEEGTDVMLKMRKKLVAMKNKRKRR
- the LOC106316335 gene encoding protein INVOLVED IN DE NOVO 2 isoform X2 — encoded protein: MEKQQFSVGDSSGETSETKKSECTEEKFVWPWVGLVANIQTEVDKTGRRVGRSGSTFRDELIEKGFDPTRVQPIWNFKGHSGFALVEFTRDIKGFENAMNFERSYKSDGHGKKDWEKGVHLRDDDKPYGWVCREEDYNRGGIVGKNVKKKRDLKTLSQLQEEEERKMVQLVENMSQSIEMKIISKQELEHKVDETSRVLESVELHNYQLNETYKQEVEKMHANLQGLYQQILVGHDKSMSDLETEREKLENRARQIYINEAGMEKSRLEIEMNQKAMMEQNEANMEAMKLAEKHQKEKEKLHEKIMEMEAKLNETQELELEIEKLKGSTNVMKHMAGSDGDAELMEKMVKTQMELEARETALHDKIMAVTQKERMANDEYQEARKEMIQLWKENEDLVSGEKIRVKTMGHLDTKPFVLAVKKKLRCSEARAGLKAMELCSFWEGQIGNVHWHPFKVDESDGIAKLVVHKNDLKLVMLKSDYGEELYNEVVRAKVEIVEYNPSGGYVVSEMWNLEKNRKATMEEGTDVMLKMRKKLVAMKNKRKRR